In Hydra vulgaris chromosome 06, alternate assembly HydraT2T_AEP, a genomic segment contains:
- the LOC136081608 gene encoding uncharacterized protein LOC136081608, whose product MIWARAVWIENYEKIEDVVPRWCWKQSWIDTNKKVLCWPASVSYHRAVKDKLDNIEELKEYCYTTAEEEEIDICVSKDTFKVKSNVNEYQHIMFKMVSKVLENQELILAINKQPHSNFTIKKFDTIAEYEDFIKSLQNDCGRLDLVKQLSFLGAEDLKN is encoded by the exons ATGATTTGGGCAAGAGCTGTTTGGATAGAGAACTATGAAAAAATAGAAGATGTTGTGCCAAGGTGGTGCTGGAAACAAAGCTGGAtagatacaaataaaaaagtattatgctGGCCTGCAAGTGTATCTTATCATAGAGCTGTTAAAGATAAATTAG ATAATATAGAGGAACTAAAAGAGTATTGTTACACCACAGCAGAAGAAGAAGAAATAGATATTTGCGTTTCCAAAGATACCTTTAAAGTGAAAAGTAATGTTAATG AATACCAGCACATAATGTTCAAGATGGTTTCAAAGGTTCTTGAAAACCAGGAGCTCATTTTAGCTATAAACAAACAACCCCATAGTAATTTTACAATCAAGAAATTCGACACTATTGCAGAGTATGAGgattttatcaaaagtttacaGAATGATTGTGGTCGACTTGATTTG GTTAAACAGCTCAGTTTTTTAGGTgcagaagatttaaaaaactga
- the LOC136081146 gene encoding uncharacterized protein LOC136081146, whose translation MKKNDSQCTGLSIVINVNELPFFKSSNLQLWPILGLIENYVFIVALFCGDGKPDCLDDFLNDFLKESLLLSSEGLYYNDKKIDVTLKAFVCDAPSCSFFKCIQGHTGYYSCERCQVKGFYEEHRVVFIDNNQSIPRLTEDFNSFLYTDHQNSLIPLAKL comes from the exons ATGAAGAAG aatGATTCTCAATGTACTGGGTTATctattgttattaatgttaatgagctaccttttttcaaatcttctaATCTTCAATTATGGCCAATACTTGGTCTAATAgaaaactatgtttttattgttgcacTTTTCTGTGGCGATGGTAAACCAGACTGCTTAGATGATTTTCTTAATGATTTTCTCAAAGAATCTTTATTGTTAAGTAGTGAAGGTTTATactataatgataaaaaaattgatgttacaCTTAAAGCATTCGTATGTGACGCACCTTCTtgctcattttttaaatgtatacaaGGCCATACAGGGTATTACTCCTGTGAACGATGCCAAGTTAAAGGATTTTATGAGGAACATAGAGtggtttttattgataacaaccAATCAATTCCAAGATTAACTGAGGATTTTAATTCCTTTTTGTACACTGATCATCAGAATTCTCTTATTCCTTTAGCTAAACTTTAA